The sequence cctctaggtcattctggaagccacaggtgtttctggtagatccaatcatctacatacctaccaagtccatgttcctccaggtggttggggggacaaggtaaatctaattaattattagccaatgagcaaggttattttgctggaagagtccattgttggtcagggggtgttttttaaaatttactgtaagactttggtgataatgccaatgctttttttagcggaagtgtttttgcactgatccacttgacataaggctactgctgggacagtccattttttcacataggggggatttttaacaaattcatttttggacatgggtgatgattccgaattccatttgttgaatggaacttgaccccacctgaagactgtacctgaggattcggcagccaatcagcaagcctgatgTAATATGGATGAGTCCCTTCATGCACAGGggactattaaaaaaaattcagttttggactgggttgcttattatagaaaaggccatgtatttctggactttggtgattatgtcaaagtcctattttagcggatgtatttttggatcgctccactttgcacaggggtataacaggtagagtccattcttgcaaagggggggatgtctttcaaattcagttttggacggctgatgattcaaaattccatttcttagcggaagtgtttttggactggtctatcttacccttctacattgggtgcacttgagtccattcttgcagggaagggggttgtacgattcatttttgctcatacgtGTAATTAGTAGCTTAGGATGCTTAGTCATCTTAAGCAGAagagttccatttttgcacatgggtgattttggaatagtccattgttgcttggggaagtagatggctgaaatatgctgtatttgctctcaagcaatgTCGGCCTTTCCAGTttgagttctgaacatgctgcggctatgatttttgaatggtagacagctcttgatgcctaGAGTAAGTAGTATAGGTTTTGgccttgttttggaactgcagggcaggtttagcgtcagactttgaaagggaataactcaaggaGGGGCATTTTTGGCATACCTTAATATGTATAAAAAGGTATAGCTTACGTATGTTTTACAAAATCTACAGATGCTCGTTGCAAAGCATTGAACTGGATTCCCTTCATGAAGAGGATGATCCAAGTCATCGATGTCGTCGCTAAGAAAGGCGCGTGTCCGGGCAAGAAGTTTATGAAGTGGTTTGGAGAGATCCTAGAGAGGCACCTGAAGAAACGAGGTCTACCATTGGACAAAGACGTGACCTTTGAGCAGGTTTGTACCAATTGTATTTATGGAGACATTATGGCGATTCACTGAAAATGATTCAGAATTTATGCGCAATTTGATGTCATAGAACAGCGACTTTGGAATCAATGCCTTCATTTTTTTCGCCTACATTTTGTCACAAAAACGCATACGGGAATTCCAATAGAATGCTTTCTGTTTTTTGTATGATGTTAGAATATTGGTTCAAATAAAATTGAACGTGAAGCCCATTCTCTGGTGCTTTTTCTTGTACCTTAGGGTGGTATCTCACGCTTGCCTTACTGCGGGGTTCTAAAgatattcaacgaatttcagagataaagaacaaattttcttattttctttgtattttgtcgtcttcgtCTTCGTAGTCATACTCTTACGTATTaagtaatatctaaattataaatttaaaaaaaaattggagatAATAACAGAACAGTGACGCAGTTATTTGAACTGTTTATATCTTACCTTAAACATTAATATCTCGATATAGATTTACCACGTCCTTGGGGTAGAGCTGTGCATCGTGGCCTACAACGTGAACTACGACGTGGAATCCTATTTCCACGTCAAAACCACGCCTATTTTGAGGGTACGAGAGGCTGTACGCATGTCCATGTCCATCCCAGGTAAGgcaccctttccactagacggcgatcgcgctgcgctctcactgcgacctgaatAGGATaagtgtaaccttcgatttcacactgggtatatcatacaaaacgtaaaagtgtgactgaggagacaataaaacacacaaagtgtaaaaagattcgtttctattctatacaatttgttgagagatatgtcaaattttaggtcgcagagagagagcgcggcgagatcaagagcgccgtcctagtggaaaagggGTATCAGTACGTGTGTTACTGACAATTTACATTaggccttttttttatttgattatatgaatggaACCCACAGACTGACCAGTGCATGCGTgtcaaaaagaaaagttttggcAAAAACGTTGAATTCATTCTGAAATCTAAGTGatcaggaaagttgaacaaatgaccgatcacacagagtatggtattcTGAAAAATGGAATCTTTAAATGACTTTGGCATTGTACGACATTAGTAGCCGTTTTTCGATATTTTTTGCAATATGACGGCATATCTTGGCCAGGTATGACATAGTATAGCAAGAAAGTCGTCGTTGCGTGGAAAAGTAAAATACCAACCGTTTGGAaattttgtagcattttctacGCGCGTTTTTCTCGCAACACACTAACATAATGTTCTGTCGTTTTTGCAGTTGCTTTCCAACCATACACACTGGATAGGCTCTACACCTTTATCGACGGTGGACTTGCAGCAAATTTCCCACTTTACGCCTTTGACGGTACGTCCTTctcaagctaagggcacaacccgccgtacgtgcaatttgtccgaaCTTTTTTTTGGGAttccacgtccgccacgtatttctgaaaacgttcagactgtacagggcaggcgcgtcgcccgtactggcacgtgcggggggcgaatctgcagcccgattgcacacaaagttttgcatgcacgtaaagttctacggcgtgtctgcgtgctccaaaatccgtcggattccctacgagttcgtatggAGGCGGTACTtgccacttacggatcccaaaagattgcccaagttttggcacgtagatagcacgtatttgcacgtacggcgagttgtgcccttagcttaaaacGGTATTTTTCTACATTGGATCTAAGGCATAAAGGATGAAAAACGTATTTTAAAAATTAATTCTTTGTTTACCTTCCTTTCAAAGGTAGGATTTGAATACTCTCCTGATTTGAATactggatataggagaattcttttacacagccaGTTTGTACTTAACGTTACTTTTCTTGCGTTTCGATGTCTCACAGACACCTTAagcttcctcagagcttctgactcgagttctgcttcttgccgctataagtagctgatgtaggtgtatCCGACGAAgtagaactccagtcagaagttCTAAGGAaagtgtctgagagacattgaaacgtaagcaaagtaagtacaaaCTGGATGGgtcaaagaattctcctatatcctacatTTTACCAGACTGATGACATTATTTACAGAaatttgaatactagtactttcaTACCTGGTTTCAACATCCATCATGTGATCTATACTTTTTCAGCTTTAATAACTTGGCgtatataaatttagatttCTAAACGTTACTGCTATAGTCATTAACAGTGAGGGTACTCTACAGTCTCCTACCAACTTTTCTGTCTTAATGATTGGATCTGGTGCCTAGGTTGGTACCTTTCCATGGACAAGTCTTCCTCTTTCTACCGCCGTCTTCAAAGCATGAGTGAGACAGACTCAACCATGGCCGACCAACTCTTCTACCCTGAATACACGAAGGAACGTTTCGGATCCCCGGAACCAGGATCTGACGACTTCTTCAGAACACTGGGAGTTCTTGTCGTGAGTCATCTATTCAATTTTTCAAATATCGCACCGCCTACGTGCAAATTCGACTCAATAGTATTGTGTatatgaaggttagaaatccaggtaaacaatattcaaattcaattcaatctctacagtTGGATAAAAAGCCTTCACTCtccactcttcttcagcgtcactagaatgaagtCTTCAGAACATGGGACCTCGATTTGCATCACAAGGGACAATAACTTTTCCTATTTACCATCGGAAACTATGGAAACATGacttgagtgacatttgcatacgatccttaggagttagtgaattgacatgttcaaccagttttttttctagttagctgcacttgtattgaattgtttctgccagttcattctagtggcgctgaagaagagtgatgaatgtcactcaaaacatccggAAATAAATCTCCGTATTTCATCCAGCtaagttgtagagattaaattgtatttgaaaatagcATCGTGTCTACAAAAAATGGTGGCCCAACACACGGTTGATGTTGATAAGGATTTTGTAGATTTTTAGATGAGATGTATCAAGAAAGTTTTGGTCTTCGTTATGACCCTTGTCTGATCTTAATTATAAGCCTAATCAACCTTTTTTTAATTAGTTTTCTAAGAATAACCGAGAGACGCACCAGTATCTGTTTGAGAAACGACTGCAGAGGTTACCAGAGGTCAATCCTGACTTCCACAATCGAAGACCCCCCACCAAGAAGGAAAGGTAGATGATCTATTACTAAAGGTCATTATCATAAAATTATTATATGAAAATAGCAGAAAAAATATTTCTACTTAATCATAAAATAGACATCGCTTTTTCAAAGAAAGAGAAAGTTAATGTCATTACCATTCAATTCCAGTATAGAGAAATACATATCAACGGAAACTGATCAAGTACCCCCATTTTTCgccttttttttcgtttttccTACTCTTTTAGAAATAATACTTTTAATTTATGTATACTATATCAAATTACATacttatattttgtatattttgcttaCACAGGAAATATGCTGAAGGGTTGCGAGAAAAGGaagatttgacaaaaatgggCAAGGAATCTCTCCAAAGGCAGATACAAAAGATAGGGACAATCATTCAGCTCATCTTCGGTGATGACGACATGGATGGAGGGATCGTTGATACTGAGCAGCGAAGAGTAGTGGTGCGTACTCAtagtcaggttcaggtccggattcaggtccagcagttcaggttcaggtctggactttaAATCCGGatctgaacccatcattgcatattatgcgCGCGAGaaatttttccttttttgaGTGGAGGGGAATGGTGCATATGAAGTTGCATGTTAGCATCAATtgaatgcaatgtgaaaaatgtatgcaaattatatacagccagggtaaacacgaaatgttttttgtctttttccagtgcaaatttcactgtctatggaagttTTTAGATGGTTTGgaacaaaaaagggaatataagtgacagatagctttttgcaagtccggacttggctcctgacatttaggtttttttttggacttggacttAAATATTTTTAGGTTCAATTCCAGGTCCGGGTTTTAGGTGCCCACCGCTAGCGAAGAgtaagttgtttttctttatcataATAGCTATGGAATTTCAAAGAAGAGACTCGTACTTTCGTCAACTAATGTCAACCTTTTTGAATAAAATAACTGTTTTGTATTGATAATGTGAGGAAGGTTCTAATTTGCATGAATCATATCAGAGAGCCCCTTATGCAGCGTATTTCTAAACTTTCTTGACTAAATTagcaactcatttgcataattagcatacGGTTGTTAAAGATTACTTAAGTTATCTACATTCCAAAGAATCATTATCATCTGTTGAAATATTCACTTTCAAACTAAAACAAAGTAGTCCCTGCAGTTACAAAATAGCCGCTAGCGAGCCTAATCCTACGTtaatctaccactcaaaaatcatgaccataccTTGTCAAAAACACGACAACAAAAACCACTGCAGTACATTAGACAGTCGTTAAGGGGCCAAAATATTATTATTGTGAGGTCTCattaagacctacccacataccataTATAAGTCCATGCAGGTATTCTAAAATTGTGGTGTTCTCTAACACAGACACATACGGAAACAGCCTCAAAAACATATTCTTGGTGAATGTGAATAGTGATACACAGACACTCAGCGTCACCCATCCACATTAAACCACATACGGCCAAACACATACAaacgttctaacacaaaaaatgtgcttgttttttttagtttttttttcaggaacgCATCTGTTTCTTTTTCAGGAACGCACACCCCGAGAGGGAATATCAGAAACCAACACTTTCATGTCAGTAGAAGAAGCAAGGCGGCTATTCAATGAGGTAAATTTAAATTTATGTGCTGATGGTACGTTTTGCTTACGTGTTGCACTCATGCTTTTTAAGGGATTTTTGTTGACATAATGCATTGTGTTTTATAACCgatgcaatggcctagtggggagagtgttcgccttgcattcggtaggtcgggagttcgatccccggccgagtcataccaaagacttaaaaaatggtacatgctgctttctctgcttagcactcagcattcgggaaagagtatggaagttgaacacacactactaccagtggactagccccctgctgtagtgattgcgttgtgtggcccaagggctaatgaaacggagatgggcgccgccctatgcgccatcaggcgcgggaaggactttagctaatgcattgtttttagaccCAAGTGGAGTGTACCTAACACATTCAGAAGCAGCATATTATACCACAAATTTTATTTAAAGCCTAGCCTCCTTGGAGACCAACTTATTTAAATTATGCAACCTGCCTGTTACACAGGGCATATAAGGGGAATATAGAGCAAAGGAAGAATGCTTTCTTTATTaatttggtatatcttattaccatcGGCATCGGTGGCGCATTGGTAGGGTGTTGTGTTCGGTCCAGACCCCAGAGCGTTTGGGTTCGAATTCCGTGACGAGCTAATATGCTGTGCTcctgagaaaggcactttatgtTCTACGGTTTAACATGTTAAAGTGAAACCATTGTTTTGCGTATTTTTGTATTatgattcttttttttatttctttaatctTTATTTattaaatcaacattttaaagtACACTCGAACAGTAGCACCTCTGAATATTATTGATTTTACAGCTGCTGCattaaaacaagaaagcttctgaaaaaagctggccggtgcgtattttggaaaaagcctcgatgttaaacaaaatcacatgaaaaaagagtttttaaacatcgaattactgaattggtctgtcttctattaaaaaaacattacatgagatttgtctaacaaagaaaaagaaattgtaacaggtggggttcgaacccacgatccacggctgcagaaGCAAATTGCTATCTGCACCCAGCGCCTTAGACCGTTTGGCCACGCTGACTCAATTACGTATTCAgtcgtatagaagggctattagaagggttaggttaaattgaccgatccatgcatccatctaTCCAAACGAACCGTTGAACGAACCGCTTCTGTCGATTCAAAGCCGGTGCTACCGCACCGGCACCGGCAAAAATCACGTACAGTAACTATGCACAATAGATAATACTATAGCAGGACATAAACTTAAAACATAGTTATtacatatatttgtatgttatacatTTATGTGTATGTTacacttctgtatctgtatgtatatggccggtataacacattcggcgtaacacaccagcttatttATTGTATGTATAATAAAGAAATAGGTTACTTAGGTTATTTTGGTTTTGTACCAATTagtaattttgttacttttcttgtAACTATGACTGAGTTGATGTACATGACTTTTGTTTGAGGTTTTCCCCCAGGATATATTGAAAAGCTCCATTAGACGATATTTTTCCCATGTGAAATAAACAATTACGTCAATATCCTCACTTCCCTCAAATCCCTTATCAAAGAGTGAAGGTCCATCTCGGAGTACGTGATCAAATAAAAGTGTCTGGAATTTATAggttgtactcttcagtacaaacctgttgTATTGCGCCATGAGATCGTTTATATCGAGTATGTAATACAAGATTCGAAAATAATATTAGCTTAGGAAATAAGCTAAGGGCCTACAAAACATTCAAGCTTacgtatgaaagagaaaaatacatcGATGTAACAAATTTTAGATATCGTCGAGCCATGaccaaactaagaatcagtgATCACCCTCGACAGATTGAAGCGGGCAGATACACCCGAACCCCTCCTATtgatagattatgtatgttttgtaataaGAACTATAGATATATAGAAAACGAAGTGCACTTTGTTCTGGAATGTTCACTGTACAAGGATTTACGTAATACCTTTGTTAACACTACACctgtaaaacagaaatatgcacatcTAGCAAAGGAAGACCTATTTAAATACCAAATGTCAACAgataacttacatgtaatagAAGAATTCTGTAAATTCGTTTACAcctgttttaagaagagggaagaagcatgtaaaacGTAGATATAAGTAGGACATAGCATAGCTTATCATTCTCTCTGTAAGtaacttactgcatttagccccaatggggcatgaatatacataaacttcattgtcattatcattgtcattaatttcatcaggttggtagatcatagaacatatcagttttcttttacacaaccagttaatctcaccttagctgacgttttgatgcctgtcagacatcttcctcagagcttctcgccgcaaaagcgccacctacatcggctacatatggcggagagaagcagaactccagttagaaactctgaggaagatgtctgacagtcatcgaaacgtaagctaaggtgagattaactggttgtgtaaaagaaaactgataTGTCCTGTAATACAACGATGTCTTTATGTGTTGTGATCTTAGCTACTAATATCCCCACGTCTTATCTTCCTCAGACGGTGAATGAAAGGGACGTCCAGCGTCTCCAAGTGCGTACGAAAGAAGAAGCCTTCAAGATGCTGCTGCTAAATGAAAATGGAGAGGTAAGATAtttgaattttacattttctcAAGAAGAGGTTTCCATGATATTTTGTGGAATGAAAGAGCAACTCGTGTATATGGATATTTAgcccagaagccagaggtcctgggttctaatcCTGCGTCATGCTACATTACAAAGGGCATTTTTCACGTCTTTCCTTAcgtcacccaggtgtaaaaatgattgcctgacttcggttggggaggtaaaatgcgGTGGGAGGTAGGGTTTGGCTCCGCCATCCAATACCGTG comes from Branchiostoma floridae strain S238N-H82 chromosome 19, Bfl_VNyyK, whole genome shotgun sequence and encodes:
- the LOC118407111 gene encoding uncharacterized protein LOC118407111 is translated as MGQRGSRPVPILPTTVGARWADHRFKFENLVFEGGGAKGIAYIGVCKVLEDAQILPHIKRFAGTSAGAITAALLAIGLTPQEMLEELSSKNLLDVVLDARCKALNWIPFMKRMIQVIDVVAKKGACPGKKFMKWFGEILERHLKKRGLPLDKDVTFEQIYHVLGVELCIVAYNVNYDVESYFHVKTTPILRVREAVRMSMSIPVAFQPYTLDRLYTFIDGGLAANFPLYAFDGWYLSMDKSSSFYRRLQSMSETDSTMADQLFYPEYTKERFGSPEPGSDDFFRTLGVLVFSKNNRETHQYLFEKRLQRLPEVNPDFHNRRPPTKKERKYAEGLREKEDLTKMGKESLQRQIQKIGTIIQLIFGDDDMDGGIVDTEQRRVVERTPREGISETNTFMSVEEARRLFNETVNERDVQRLQVRTKEEAFKMLLLNENGELTDTKIKNIYQNFLPLQNAKMEILGERPVSSVGEYYGTLMDFVGRKNRFTREDVGRCIGVDVDYLSPMDFDMEPADMEFLRKGFTNLNN